The DNA sequence ACCACCTTGAAGATCccacaaattatttaaatgtttatatatatatatatatatatatatatatatatatgagcttaAATGATTAGTTGATGaaactagttcttaagacacaATCTTAACATAGTGGctatgtttatgcaactggccactgaagtgggtcagaaaagcaaaagagttgtgaaaaatgGGATATGTGTCAGATCAGATCAGCAGAGGCGGCTTTTAAAGCAACCAAAATATCCTAATAaaccagctgctgtgatgtctgttaatcaaataacaaaagaaaCTAGAGGAAATCAAttacttttgtagctttaaagattaatctatatttaatctaGAATTTAGATTTAGATAATTTTGTTCAATTTCTGTATATCTCCTACTTGCTGAAGGACACAGGCAAATAAAGCATATATTACAATGGGTTTATGTGAggattgttttaagttcacttaatttagctgttgttaattttttatgtctaataaatgttaacatttataGCTCCAAATGAGACTGTAATATTGAATGGCTATAGTCAGTGTTTAAATATTAGGGGGAAAAAACTATTTCATAAAGACATCAGTAATTGGTGGATTGGTGGTtgccattaaaatatatatataaatcttttttcTGCAGGAAAGAAATGCTCCAAAGAAACAAGTCTACTCATGTTGAGGGTTTCTAATGAGATGCCTGTCTGACGCTGAAACTCTTTAAACCAGCACACATTTGTCGCAGAATTCACTGGCATTTGCTCTGTAGTGTCAAGAGTCCCAGAATCCTGCGCGGTCCCTGGACGCCACCGCTAACACATCGCTGCTCTGAGTGCCAGACGACAAGCTTAAATGTACAGTAGATATGCCTGCATGTGCATTTCATTTTATGGTTTCAATCAAGACTGCTGCACTCGCAGACGTGCCAGTGTTTCACTGAACGGGTTACAGAGATGATCACACATTCCTACATCACAAATCAGACTATTGATGTCACATAGTTACATCAACTCTGATGGTGGTATATTGCGAGCACATAAATGCATACATCATAATTTGTAAAGGGGACTTGAACAGAACCTTTTTAAAAGGTGCATTCAAGGATGCATATCAAATCCGGAGAGAACTATATGTTAGTATTCTCATTCATTCCAATCAAcctcaaaaaacttttttttattgttactaaTATTAGCAATGAGTATCAAATATGATCGTCAGGCTCTATCAGTCagcattgtattgcattgcattatatgtattgatatataatatcattatatatatatatatatatatatatatatatatatacacacaaagtcTAATGGTTCAATAAACCATATATGCTAAGGTGTTCCGGGGGGTTTTCAGTATTGGTAAATAACCATTAATTGcacaaaatatcaaaaatatcctTGAGTAGAATGCTGTTATAAAATGTTCCTTACTGGTGAAGACTGTCGAGCAGAGGTTGGGCGTTAGTTAATTAAGTTTTGGGGATATTGACATTGAGGTGTCAGCAGGAAAATCATAACCACTTAATGAGCATAGAGGGCAGATGTCCCCAACAGCCCCTTGGCAGGAGCTTAGACCTATTTAGTGTCCTCTGTGAGCGCTGACACATGCTGAATTGCATTCAGAGCCTGCTGATTCCCACACGTCAGGTGCTCTGTTTTGCCTTGTATAATTATAGAACTAAAGCTAGTTATGGTCGTAATCGCAAGGAATTTTTAAGAAattgaaaatcataaaaaaaaaagatgttttttatTGGAATTCGAGAGTACACATTATtgctttaacctgttagccagcacccctcattatgggactcacagctgaaagtgctctacctaacttataattgtaacagtttcctacttcagtgtgttacaaacataattttggtgtctttggaaagaagaccctttgggctttactttttatcaaccagatttgataatgctcaaaattattaaaagttatagacactgaagtgccttgaattttttttaccacacttaaatatttgtttattttatattaaaatacatgaaatgagtcctgtgcaatctagaaaagtaatgggttgaaagttacatgtctcatgagtttctatttcattatctttcgcctatctttcgcctatctttcattcattcttttttccggtggatcgcctcattctgtttgtgacactgtacgctgcaaaaccatgccatttttttactaccaagacgcaatttccgaccgtgagttattccataacggacacaaacagttctgtccaGGCAGAACATGCAGAGCAGGTTTAAATCAGGGCTCAGGTACTCCCTCTCCACATCTCCCTTCATCCGTGAGTAGTGGTTCGGTTGGCGTGGGAAGCTCAGGATGTGCTCTCTTATCCCCTCTCTCACTGCAGGATGAATGCTATGAggcctaaaaaataaacaaaacaaattaatgaaCAAGGGAAATATAATAAACTATGCTGGTCTGTATAATTGCATTGTTTCTGTaacaataaaattttatataattgtaaacttttctctAAACTATaggattttgtttttcacaaacaatcattaaagggatacttcaggatttagcattaagctttgtattagtagaaaacgtctcgggttacgactgtaacccttgttccccgagaaggggaacGAGAACTGCGTCAAACCACACTTTGTGGGAAGCCCCTCAGCGtagcgcctctgaagtatgaatgaaactgagccaatcttgattggtgttgcgtcatgacgtaatgtgtgacggcatacgcggaagctataaaaaggacgCAGGCACACAACAGAGATAGCTTATGTGATGAAGCAAGCGCTCCCAGGCAGGGGGAGGTGTGGCGACGAGACGCAGTTCTCgttccccttctcggggaacaagggttacagtcataacccgagacgttccccttcgagggaacatcAAACTGCGTCaaacgacactttgggggaacgaGTACTCACTATGCCACAACGAGCCCTGCCTGTCCTAGTGTGAAGCTGCGCACAGGCACACTTAGGACGAGAGCACAAGGGTGCCAGGAGTCGATGGAATGTCCaggctgtaaaatctaataaaagtgtgAGGGGTGGCCCATCCTGCTTGATTGTAGACCTCCTGGATGGGGCCCCTGAGAGGAGGGCTCTAGAGGATGACATGCCTCTAGTAGAATGAGCCCTCACGGCCAGAGGTGAAGGCAAATTGCGCACCTGGTAGGCCATAGATATAGCTTGGACAATCCAGTTGCTAATGGTCTGTTTGGAAGCAGGAAGCCCCTTCTTGGGCGACCCGAAACAGACTAACAACTGGTCTGACTTCCGCCATGAGGAGGACCTctggatatatattttcaaagctctgacagggcagagcaagtgaagtctctcctcatccaccatCACGTGAGGTGGAGGATGAAAAGCCTGCAGAACCGTATGCCGTGCCACATTAGACGGCGCCTTGGGCAAATAGCCTGGCCTAGGAAGTAGGATGGCCCTGATGTCGCCTGGAGCAAACTCCAGGCACCCATGAGATATAGAGAGCGCCTGGAAATCTCCTACCCTCCTCAGAGAAGTAATGGCCAACAATAAAGCCACCTTAAGGGGAAGGTCCTTGGCCTCAGCCGAATCCAGCGGTTCGAAGGGGCCCTCAACCAACCCTACGAAAACCACCGCCAGGTCCCAAGTGGGAACCCTGGTACGAGCCGCAGGTCTCATCCTCCAAGCCCCACGGAGGAAACGTATGACCAACGGCTGTCTCCCCAGAGGCCCATCACTCAGAGgagcgtggaaagccgaaatggcagcCACGTACACCTTGATAGTGGACGGGGTAAGACCAGCTGAGAAGCGATCTtggaggaactccagcactgaagccactgggcagttaaGTGGGTCGACCTCCCACTCTCTGCACCAAatggtgaaaacattacattttaggcCGTACAATTTCCTCGTGGAGGGAGCTCTAGAGTTGAGTATGGTCTCCACTACTCCTGCTGACAGGCCGGCTTCTCtgtactgtgccccctcaggggccagacccaTAGTTTCCATAGTTCGGGCCGAGGGTGAAGAATTGAGCCCTCTGCCTGTGTCAGCAGGTCCTTCCTGATGGGAAGCTCCCACGGAGGGCCGTCCAGGAGTAATATTatgtctgagaaccatactcgggccGACCACAATGGGGCTACCAATAATAAACTGATGCCGTTGCGACGAACCCTCtctagaactcccgggagcagagcgatcgggggaaaggcatacagacgcagcctcggccacgtctgtaccatggcatccAATCCCAGTGGGACTGGATGTGTGAGGGAGAACCACAGTGGACAGTGAGTCGTCTCTcgagacgcgaataaatccacttccactGGGCCGAACCTCTGACATATGGACTCCACCACCTCgggatggagtctccattccccgggcctcagcccctgcctcgacaggatgtctgctccctgatTCTGATTCCCTGGGATGTATGTTGCTCTGAGAGACAACATTTTTCCCTGGGACCACAATAGGATCTGATGCGCCAGTCTGCATAGAGGGCGAGACCTCAGACCCCCTTGATggtttatgtaggccaccacagACATATTGTCCGTCCTCACAAGGATGTGATGACCCTTGAAATCCGGCAGGAAGCTCCTCAGAGCTCGGAACACCGccaacatttccaggcagtttatatgccagGAGGAATGATGGTCCTGCCATAGACCTCTCGAAAAGCGGCCGTCCATGACCGCGCTCCAGCCCGTGAGGGAGGCGTCTGTTGAGATGGTTTTCCGGCGACATGACGCTCCCAACAAGGGACTTTGGGACAGAAACCAAGCTTTCTTCCACATAGATAGGGAACGAAGGCATCTGCGCGTGACCCTGATCATGCGaaatgggtttcccctcggggggaaccccttggttttcaaccaccactgcaagggcctcatgtgcaggagaccgaatggaatgatattggatgctgctgccatgagacctaacactctctggaaatgttttacagtgatggCCTGGCCTAGCTTTATCCTGGTCACCGTTGCCAGGATGGATTCGATCCGTGCAGGAGACAATTGTGCCCGCATCGAGACCGAATCCCACACCACTCCCAGGAACGTGGTTCTCTGGGCTGGTGCCAACACTCTCTTTTTCGCGTTGAGTCTCAATCCCAGGCTCTGGATGTGGGCAAGGACAAAATCTCGATGCCGAACTGCCAGCTCTTTTGACtgggctagaatcagccagtcgtcgatataattgagaaccctgagaccctgaagcctcagtggtgctagagctgcatccatacattttgtaaatgtgtgaGGGGAGAGAGCTGGGCCAAACGGAAGAACCCGATATTGGTACGTCTCGCCCCCGAAGGCAATCCTCAGGAAATTCCTGTGAGACGGAAGGATGGAAATGTGGAAgcatgcgtccttcagatctatcgtgacaaaccaatccCCGCAGCCATATAAGCCCTGCCCACTAACGCAGATGTATCACGGCATGGTTTAGTGGGCAGCACCGGGGTTTTTAGGGATGATGCAGATTCGGGGGCTAAATAAGTGGCAAGCGGCTGTTCCACCCGAGGCATCATCCCATAACCGTTCTCTCGCCCCCCCaagatattactatattttaacacAGGGGGGTTGGACACACGAGATGAATGTGGTTTGTTCCACGATTTACACAACTCGTTGTGTAAATCTGGAAAAAAACGGTAAACCCCGATGACGAGGTTGCTCTCTATGCTGCAGGAAACGCTCGTCCAACTTGCTTTTAATAAGTGTTTCCTGCTTCTCATGTGGCAAACTGATATTAAGACGGGCCACTGCATGAGGGACAACCTCTACCAGCTCCTCATATAAGGGGGACACGGGGTGGCGAGTCATCCCCAAAATCCCCGCCCTCGATGCTGAGAACGTCTACTTCCTCGGAAGCCAACAGCTCAAGCATCGGGCTCTCCGAGAGAGCATCGGAACTGGCGAATGAATCGCGAGAGCGTGCCTCGGCAGTCTCGAGATCCCCCACCAGATCCATCTGCAAGCCCCATGAAGAGCGTTGCCACGCCGCCTCGGCGGACGCAGGTCCCGCACCACGGCGCTCGCGAGCCTGGCCATCCCCAGTGAAAACCGCCAGGCGGGAGCGCAGCACACGGATTGGCAATTTCTCACAATCCTCGCAAgcagccccctcgagagctgcccgcgcatgctgcactcccaaacagtgcacacacattcGGTGTGTGTACCCACCCGAGATATAACATGGGCAGGGATGCACACACCTCGTGAAACTGCTCGCCATAATAATGCTTGTGACTAAGACAATACAACACCAAATAAGACACACAAGacagagagcgcttgctgaagaacagaaagctatctctgttgtgtgccggcGTCCTTTTTATAGCTTCTGCGTATGCTgtcacacattacgtcatgacacaacaccaatcaagattggctcagtttcattcattcttcagaggcgctacgctgaggggcttcccccaaagtgtcgttcgacgcagttcgatgttccctcgaaggggaacCAGTAGTATTTTCGAATTACCATGCTTTCCTCCCTCATATCCCCCTGAGATGAGAGATTTATGTACTTTTTGTCAGGAAAAAATCCTCAGATGACGCAAAAATCGTCCTTGTTTACATGCACACCTTTTGTTTCAATCTAACTGAATTCTTTCTGATTGGTGAatctgaatgtagtgtttacatgaacgctaaacatGTGATCGATTGATGTGTGCGTTTTAGCATTGCTAAGACAATTCCTGCTCCTCCGTGAGAGATACGAGACCGGTGCGTctcacaggtgtcgctcatcagTAATCACGCCACCGGCCTCACGCCGTTCTCCTGCGACCCTTAGTCTCGTCCTGCTCGCCATAGTAAACACAATGAATGGCAACTGTAGAAAGCAAAAGCCGAATCCCGGACATTTTGGCCGATTTCGAAATCCCGGGatcatacattacatttgcatagcACTTTACCTCTGATATCGATCTCAAAGTGCAAAAATATGTTTCCTGACTGGGCAACAACAGTGAGCTGAATCCTAACCATTACAGTTTGTGCACGCTGGCGTTATAGGGTGGCAAGGCACCCGACGCCCTATAATGCCAGCGTCCAGTGCAtcattagggaagtcgtggcctaatggttagagagttggactcccaatcgaaaggttgtgagttcgagtcccgggccggcaggaattgtggatgggggaagtgcatgtacagttctctctccaccttcaataccacgacttaggtgcccttgagcaaggtaccgaacccccaactgctccctgggcgccgcagcataaatggctgcccactgctctgggtgtgtgctcacagtgtgtgtgtgtgtgtgttcactgctctgtgtgtgtgcatttcggatgggttaaatgcagagcacaaattctgagtatgggtcaccatacttggctgaatgtcacttcacttaattaGATCAGGGAATGTTGTAGGGTAACTGATGCTGACATTGGTGCAGCTTTAAAAACTAATAGGATGAGAGCATGAGGtccttcaagattttttttttttacctgttcttATGTTTTCCTCTGAAGTGCTCTAATGGAGACCTGATTACCTGCTATGTTCCCTCAGACTGACTGCCTAACTTTTCTTGAATAACCTTTTCAAAGATAAGTAACTTATCTTTAGTTAGTTAACAAACGGAAAAAGCTAGGCTGTATAAAACTTGCCTGTAGGCGACTGTTGGTCAGTTGAAAGACTGACATAAATGTGAGCTTACAGACAGCAAGTCTTTGGCCTCCTTGTTGCACATGGTACTTGAAGGTGTACTTCCTCTTAGTATTCTCAGTGTCAGGCCCACGTGGTCGTCTGCGACACACCTTGTGCTAGAAGTAAAAAGACATATTGGGATGATCAGTGATCAGGCACATGTGCAGTCTTAGTGAATTGAAGGCATACAGTAGTATTCAATTCACTGGTTATTTCATGGGCAtacattgtaatgcattgcaTACTGTTGACATGATATCGTCATGAATTGCTATAAGGAGTAGAGACATGTTTAAAACGTCCCCTGAATCCTAATTTTCTCAGCTTTCATATCGACCCATTCATGACTTGAACCTTTAAACAGAGTGAGCTATATGAATGAACTGTAGTAGACGACGCCCAGTAGCCTACACGCCCCTCTGACTGTAACCACTAACTTTATGTAGATACTTTGTATACGGTTTTTCACTCACCTCTTTTGGTGGACTTTTTCCTCGTTTTTGCTCTCCTTTCCAGTTCACATATGGTTTCCCAGCATCCCTCAAAGACTTCCTTGCTCTGTCCTTCCATTCATTCATGTTCGCTCTCCTTTTTTTGCCAACGTTTTGTCTATTAATGTCCGCAGCAAACATGAAAGCAACTGGCGTCTCCATTTTTCGTTGGTGGACATAAACGTTTTTTCCACGTGAgactatttaaaattttaaattcagaGTTTTGGTCGCACGAACACCCCCCAAAGTGATTCTGTATACAAAGTGGCACACATACATTGAAGTCACATGGTTAtctcaatttttgttttttttggacttATACGGTTGTTCGACCCATGAACACAATTAATGCACACTTTTCTCAATTCAAATCCCAAACCAAAGCACCACTTTGTGGTATCCTGTTTCACTAAGAAAAATATCAAGTTCAAGAAAGCCAAATGGGTTGCAAATGTGAATTTGTGACAACCATTTAAACTtgtttaatttcaaataatgttcTAGGAACACAACAAATATGaccttttttttctattctaaatGGAGCCATAAATGacaatcaattaaaataaaaaaatcagattattatatatttagttatttattctgTCCATTGTTTCTGAACCATAACAAAAGCATTATAAAAGATAATTGTACTTTTGAatttataacttaaaaaaataataaatgaattaattcaaataaaataaataaaaataataaacagtacataataaaatagcatacaatttttttttcaaagggtaCAGTATGTCACTAATTAATTGCCCTTCAATTCTATCAATCATttgctctatctatctatctgtctatctatctatctatctatctatctatctatctatctatctatctatctatctatctatctatctatctatctctctctctctctctctctctctctctctctctctctctctctctctctctatatatatatatatatatatatatatatatatatatatatatatatatatatatatggccagtttatttatatattatctgTCTGATTTTTTGAGGGTATAGCATTAAAATCTTAGAGCAAACACAGCATAACTGATAACAAAAGTGCCTAGTTTGCTGGAAAGACTGTTTTGCATGCTAGCGTTTAATATCATGGTGATATGAATCCAAGTCATGTGGCCCACAAAAGGCCTGTCTCAGTCCTCTTCATAACATCAATCCAGTGCCGATTCCTTACTGGCCTCTCCAAAGACTTTTAGCAGGACCCccaaaacactttatttgtaAAGATTATCTTCCTTGAAATCATCTACATTATTTTCCACAGTAGGTTGAAGGCAGGAGTAAATGACGACCAAATTCACATTTTGGGAGTGAGCTGGGAGAATTTCCATGAGCTAAATCACACAGCCTCCATATTTCCTTGGCAGATATAACAGATTACATTACATCCAATGTAATTAGCTAAGCCAGACCGCTGATAtcagcaaaatgaagtcatttcATCACCTCTGCTCACGACCCACAGCAGATAAGACAGAATGAGGACGTTTTACAGGAGAATGACAAAGCGATCTTATGCAGATTCAtgccacactcttaaaaataaatgctccAATTAAAACCCAATGATGTCTTACATCCTGATGTCATAAGAGAACCTTAAGTTTAActaaaaactattttcttttattttacttgaaAACCATCCATATACAGCACTTTAAATAATGCTTAAACCAATATGCTTATTTGAAGAACCTAAAATGAtgagtaatttatttttttaattttttttatgaacaggTCAATGCTATTATGCATTTCAAGTGCCGCCTCTGTTACACTGTAAACAATGTCTTTCTACTATGtcacgtttaattcaatgtgttagtTGTCATTACtttgaaattgtgaaatttactagcagtttctgaGTCAAAATCCTTTCTATGGCAAATTTGTTTGCGTAAActctaaataattgttttttttaatgttgtaaaataaaacagatttgcaATCTTGAAAACTCAAAAGAAAAATTTCctttatgtttattaatttagaCTGAAAAAACCTAAAAATCAAAAAAAGCTGAGTttgtatcttgcaattctgactcagacttgcaattctgagaaaaaaaagtctgtaCTGCAAGATTGTgagttaaaatcaaaataaaatcaagaaaaaaatagtGTATTCTACAAAATGgtgaaaaactattaaaattgcGAGAAAAGGTCTGAATTAAGATCTCACAATTCTTATAAGTGTATCTCTctctctgaggaaaaaaaaagtgaaaattgtttcaaagccagtctaaatgaataaacataaaggaaaaatgtattaatttattgttCCAGTTCACCATGAAAACCCTGCTTTTAGAAACATCTCATCACTGACACCGGGTCCCCATTCTTTGTACGTCACTAACTCAGTTAGTTGGATTtaattgttgacgatttggcatgatcttggattatttggttcttcgaagctcatcctggTCTTGCTGTCATAACAACAGGTCTGTAagttaaacctgctcgggagcaggcttatttcatataaacaggattagattgcaTCATTTTAAGTGGAACTGATATTTAAAATCTATCCCAGCCACTGCT is a window from the Carassius carassius chromosome 13, fCarCar2.1, whole genome shotgun sequence genome containing:
- the LOC132155785 gene encoding uncharacterized protein LOC132155785 is translated as MMPRVEQPLATYLAPESASSLKTPVLPTKPCRDTSALVGRAYMAAGIALRSFLPDFKGHHILVRTDNMSVVAYINHQGGLRSRPLCRLAHQILLWSQGKMLSLRATYIPGNQNQGADILSRQGLRPGEWRLHPEVVESICQRFGPVEVDLFASRETTHCPLWFSLTHPVPLGLDAMVQTWPRLRLYAFPPIALLPGVLERVRRNGISLLLVAPLWSARVWFSDIILLLDGPPWELPIRKDLLTQAEGSILHPRPELWKLWVWPLRGHSTEKPACQQEEWEVDPLNCPVASVLEFLQDRFSAGLTPSTIKVYVAAISAFHAPLSDGPLGRQPLVIRFLRGAWRMRPAARTRVPTWDLAVVFVGLVEGPFEPLDSAEAKDLPLKVALLLAITSLRRVGDFQALSISHGPHSIHPAVREGIREHILSFPRQPNHYSRMKGDVEREYLSPDLNLLCMFCLDRTSSDVLAVASRDRAGFWDS